A single window of Granulicella mallensis MP5ACTX8 DNA harbors:
- a CDS encoding alpha/beta hydrolase has translation MFWDAFPRVDLALLEAGFHVAFIDVGNTFGAPEPMKHFDVFYAIITRQFNLAPKPALEGLSRGGLYAYRWAYVNTDKVGCIYGDAPVCDMKSWPGGKGKGIGSPSDWKQAIEAYHFTSEQEMLDFTGNPIDILAPIAAAHIPILHVCGDADRGVPMEENTDIVRKHYMALGGDFALIVKQGCDHHPHGLKDPAPIVNFILAHSSEGRAAKKAASAAPKPGAVLLLPRGSW, from the coding sequence ATGTTCTGGGACGCCTTCCCCCGAGTAGATCTCGCGCTTCTCGAAGCGGGCTTTCATGTCGCTTTTATCGATGTAGGGAACACTTTTGGTGCTCCGGAACCGATGAAGCATTTTGATGTTTTCTATGCAATCATCACCAGGCAGTTCAACCTCGCTCCCAAACCAGCCCTGGAAGGACTCAGCCGTGGAGGTCTCTACGCGTACCGCTGGGCCTATGTAAATACAGACAAAGTCGGATGTATCTACGGAGACGCTCCTGTGTGCGATATGAAGAGCTGGCCGGGTGGCAAAGGAAAAGGGATAGGCAGCCCCAGCGACTGGAAACAGGCCATCGAGGCCTATCACTTCACCAGCGAGCAGGAGATGCTCGACTTCACCGGCAATCCTATCGATATCCTCGCACCCATTGCCGCAGCCCATATTCCAATCCTTCACGTCTGCGGAGACGCGGACCGAGGCGTTCCCATGGAAGAGAACACCGATATCGTCCGAAAGCATTACATGGCTCTAGGCGGCGACTTCGCCCTGATCGTAAAGCAAGGCTGCGACCATCATCCGCATGGACTGAAAGACCCGGCCCCCATCGTGAACTTCATCCTGGCGCATAGCTCCGAAGGAAGAGCAGCCAAGAAAGCCGCAAGCGCCGCGCCAAAGCCCGGCGCTGTGTTGCTGCTACCTCGTGGTAGCTGGTAG
- a CDS encoding alpha-mannosidase, with the protein MGITFHTACAIIRRPLLSVAAMLVLVTAVDAQTMTRPDITKTPTLFVVPYAHLDTQWRWEFPQTISQFLPKTMQMNFDDMDKYPHYVFNWTGANRYRLMKEYFPNDYARIKGYVARGQWFPAGSSVEEGDVNLPSAEGVFRQILYGNTYFRHEFGKASNEFMLPDSFGFPASLPTILAHAGLIGFSTQKIGGRWPAGPKAGGLDSPEQTPDGVPFNVGVWVGPDGKSVIAALHPGAYGSSIYTDLSEAPGTSMEQTLLSSAQKPALTAEQASALHRLVAVDTDWEKRIALDGKASGVFTDYRYVGTGDTGGAPQESTIKLLEAIVTKRDTILPSLPKLNGAPAFPAQSVTVRVGEGPVHVVESSADQMFNAITPEMAAHMPHYEGDLELTDHSAGSLTSQAYHKRWIIKDENLADAAEKASIAAQWLGARDYPQQRLNDAWMLALAGHFHDTGAGTSTPRAYQYAWNDDVIAANQFAAVLTSASSAVASGLDTRTQGVPVVVYNPLNIARQDLVEATVVFPGGAPKAVHVYGPDGQETPAQWEDGKVVFLAPMSSVGYAVFDVRPATQPAESKALRVSNRSLENQRYRVLLNEDGDVSSLYDKKLGRELLSAPLKLAISTDVPRNYPAWNMDFAQEQAAPRTFVSGPAEIRISENGPARVSLEVTRQTEGSRFVQTVSLAAGDAGNRVDLHDAIDWKTAGSNLKATFSLSASNPKATYSWDIGTVERSNSQPKQYELASHRWIDLMDKSGSFGVTLLTDVKNGSDKPGDQTIRVTLLRSPGAKPTVDGHPGNYSDQTNQDWGHHEIALGVAGHSGDFRQQETAWQAYRVNDPLISFTTAKHPGTLGKSFSLVRISDPAIRVLAFKKAEDSDELILRMVELNGKSAPNMRVSFAAPVAAAREVNAQEEPIGPAEVSHGDLMASFTPYQPRTFALKLAPQQARLAHPQEEAVALHYDHAVASNDDMKIEDGGIDGKGNALPAEMLPAEIDYGPVRFKLATAKTGTPNAVTAKGQTLALPAGRFNRVYLLAAASTEDDQKALFRVGNHAAELNIQSWTGWVGQWDTRLWKDTPEHDWAVSANLAAWHPLDATNTPKPPTWRYPDDYVGLKPGYIKQAPLGWYASHHHTAEGLNEPYQYSYLFVYSLDLPVGAHMLTLPNNDKVRILSVSVVNDNPSVIPAAPLFDTLNRSEP; encoded by the coding sequence ATGGGCATTACCTTCCATACCGCCTGCGCCATTATCCGGCGCCCTTTGCTGTCCGTTGCCGCGATGCTTGTGCTGGTAACTGCCGTCGATGCTCAGACGATGACGCGGCCGGACATCACAAAGACTCCCACACTCTTCGTCGTCCCTTACGCTCATCTGGATACGCAATGGAGATGGGAGTTTCCGCAGACGATCAGCCAGTTCCTGCCCAAGACCATGCAGATGAACTTCGATGACATGGATAAGTATCCGCACTATGTCTTTAACTGGACCGGTGCGAACCGCTATCGCCTGATGAAGGAGTATTTCCCCAACGACTATGCCCGTATCAAGGGATACGTCGCGCGTGGACAGTGGTTTCCCGCAGGCTCTTCCGTGGAAGAGGGCGATGTGAACCTGCCCAGCGCCGAAGGAGTCTTCCGCCAGATCCTGTATGGCAATACGTACTTTCGTCATGAGTTTGGCAAGGCCAGCAACGAGTTCATGCTGCCGGACAGCTTCGGATTTCCTGCCTCGCTGCCAACGATTCTTGCCCATGCCGGACTCATTGGATTCTCGACGCAGAAGATCGGTGGGCGCTGGCCCGCGGGTCCGAAGGCGGGTGGTCTTGATTCGCCGGAGCAGACACCGGACGGCGTACCCTTCAACGTCGGTGTGTGGGTGGGACCGGACGGCAAGAGCGTGATTGCGGCGCTGCATCCCGGCGCGTACGGCAGCAGTATCTACACCGATCTGAGTGAAGCTCCCGGTACGTCCATGGAGCAGACACTTCTGAGCAGCGCGCAAAAACCGGCGCTCACCGCGGAACAGGCCAGCGCGCTTCACCGTCTTGTTGCTGTCGATACGGATTGGGAAAAGCGCATCGCTCTCGATGGCAAAGCCTCGGGCGTATTCACCGACTATCGCTACGTGGGTACGGGAGACACCGGTGGAGCGCCACAGGAATCCACCATCAAGCTGCTCGAAGCCATCGTGACGAAGAGAGACACGATCCTGCCGTCCCTGCCGAAGTTGAACGGTGCCCCGGCCTTCCCTGCACAGTCGGTGACGGTGCGCGTAGGAGAAGGCCCGGTGCACGTGGTCGAGTCCTCTGCCGATCAGATGTTCAATGCGATCACGCCGGAGATGGCTGCGCACATGCCGCACTACGAGGGCGACCTGGAACTGACCGATCACTCCGCCGGTTCACTCACCTCGCAGGCTTATCACAAGCGCTGGATCATCAAGGATGAGAACCTTGCCGACGCCGCGGAGAAGGCTTCGATCGCTGCGCAATGGCTTGGCGCTCGCGACTATCCGCAGCAGCGGCTGAATGATGCATGGATGCTTGCACTCGCCGGACACTTTCACGATACGGGCGCTGGAACCTCGACGCCGCGCGCCTATCAGTACGCCTGGAACGATGATGTGATCGCGGCCAATCAGTTTGCCGCTGTACTCACCAGTGCAAGCTCTGCTGTCGCCTCCGGTCTCGATACGCGCACACAGGGTGTGCCTGTGGTGGTTTACAACCCGCTCAACATTGCCCGCCAGGATCTGGTTGAGGCGACGGTTGTCTTTCCCGGTGGCGCACCAAAAGCAGTACACGTCTATGGTCCGGATGGGCAGGAGACGCCTGCGCAGTGGGAAGACGGCAAGGTGGTCTTCCTGGCGCCCATGTCCTCCGTCGGTTATGCGGTCTTCGACGTACGCCCGGCCACGCAGCCAGCAGAGAGCAAAGCCTTGCGCGTATCCAACCGTTCGCTCGAAAACCAGCGCTATCGAGTGCTGCTCAACGAGGATGGCGATGTGTCGAGCCTCTATGACAAGAAGCTCGGCAGGGAACTACTCTCCGCTCCTCTCAAACTGGCGATCTCCACCGATGTTCCTCGCAACTATCCAGCGTGGAACATGGACTTCGCGCAAGAGCAGGCTGCTCCGCGTACTTTTGTCAGCGGACCTGCGGAAATTCGCATCAGCGAGAATGGCCCGGCGCGCGTCTCGCTTGAGGTGACGCGGCAGACCGAAGGCTCCCGGTTTGTGCAAACCGTCAGTCTCGCTGCGGGCGATGCCGGTAACCGCGTCGATCTTCACGATGCCATCGATTGGAAGACCGCGGGCTCCAACCTCAAGGCTACTTTTTCGCTCAGTGCCTCGAATCCCAAAGCCACCTATAGCTGGGACATCGGCACTGTCGAACGCTCTAATTCGCAGCCGAAACAGTATGAGCTGGCCTCGCACCGCTGGATCGATCTAATGGATAAAAGTGGAAGTTTTGGCGTAACGCTGCTGACCGATGTAAAGAACGGCTCCGACAAACCCGGCGATCAGACGATTCGCGTAACGCTACTGCGTTCTCCTGGAGCGAAGCCCACGGTTGACGGCCATCCCGGCAACTACAGCGACCAAACGAATCAGGATTGGGGACATCACGAGATCGCACTCGGTGTCGCAGGGCACTCCGGCGACTTCCGCCAACAGGAGACGGCGTGGCAGGCCTACCGTGTAAACGATCCGTTGATCTCGTTTACAACAGCAAAACATCCGGGCACGCTCGGCAAGAGTTTCTCGCTCGTGCGCATCAGCGATCCTGCTATCCGTGTGCTGGCCTTCAAGAAGGCCGAGGACAGCGACGAGCTGATTCTCCGCATGGTGGAGCTGAACGGCAAGTCTGCACCGAATATGCGCGTGTCCTTTGCTGCGCCGGTTGCGGCGGCTCGCGAAGTCAATGCGCAGGAGGAACCGATTGGGCCCGCTGAAGTGAGCCACGGAGACTTGATGGCATCCTTCACTCCGTATCAGCCACGTACTTTTGCTTTGAAGCTCGCACCGCAGCAGGCTCGACTTGCTCACCCGCAGGAAGAGGCCGTCGCGCTGCACTACGATCATGCCGTTGCCAGCAACGACGATATGAAGATCGAAGACGGCGGCATCGATGGCAAGGGAAATGCGCTGCCTGCCGAGATGCTTCCGGCTGAGATCGATTATGGTCCGGTCAGGTTCAAGCTTGCCACAGCCAAAACCGGCACGCCGAATGCCGTCACGGCGAAAGGCCAAACGCTTGCACTGCCGGCTGGCCGATTCAATCGCGTCTATCTGCTCGCCGCAGCCTCCACCGAGGACGATCAGAAGGCGCTCTTCCGTGTTGGCAATCATGCTGCCGAGCTGAACATTCAATCGTGGACCGGTTGGGTCGGACAGTGGGACACGCGCCTCTGGAAAGACACGCCAGAGCATGATTGGGCCGTCTCCGCGAATCTCGCCGCATGGCATCCCCTCGATGCGACGAACACGCCTAAGCCTCCCACGTGGCGCTATCCCGATGACTATGTCGGATTGAAGCCCGGTTATATCAAGCAGGCTCCACTGGGCTGGTACGCGTCGCACCACCACACAGCGGAGGGGCTCAACGAGCCGTACCAGTACTCCTATCTCTTCGTGTACTCGCTGGATCTGCCTGTAGGGGCTCACATGCTTACGCTGCCGAACAATGACAAGGTCCGGATTCTGTCGGTCTCAGTCGTCAACGACAATCCATCCGTGATTCCGGCAGCGCCGCTGTTCGACACGCTGAACCGATCGGAACCCTAA
- a CDS encoding metallophosphoesterase, with the protein MSESILARIPADYRAEAGAKVKQPEEVQQQAEKMPDAELVATVLHVLGDMPSESAFLLDRLAKDPSATLRIDLIQALDKHWHEGQDLSALESHASSDPDVSVSLAAVEMLKTVRIDSLSRLLNTRLGTAVAAGDIHSAGLVLDEQKLLQQTRYGIAFPAFMRVPPPLFSVAPASKPIRVLAFGDFGTGSAAQKQTAAAMVAYHQAHPFDFGLTLGDNFYPRGMTSPDDPRWQTQWEQLYGPMHLPFYAVLGNHDWSGADSPAAEILYSAKSQNWHMPAPYYTFTAGSVQFFAFDTPAVDEAELKWLDEELTKSTAQWKVVFGHYHIYSATRGDNKELIARLLPILKKDHVDVYLNGHDHNLQELKPEGTVHFFVSGGGGAGLYEMNPYDRSIFRQKVNGFTVLEADSKTLAISFIGTDGSELYRRTLTK; encoded by the coding sequence TTGTCCGAATCGATCCTGGCGCGCATCCCGGCTGACTACCGCGCTGAAGCAGGGGCGAAGGTCAAGCAGCCGGAAGAGGTTCAGCAGCAGGCCGAGAAGATGCCGGATGCCGAACTTGTCGCGACTGTGCTGCACGTTCTCGGCGACATGCCCTCGGAGTCCGCGTTCCTGCTCGACCGGCTGGCAAAAGATCCCTCCGCGACGCTTCGCATCGACCTCATCCAGGCTCTCGATAAGCACTGGCACGAGGGACAGGACCTATCCGCTCTGGAGAGCCATGCTTCGTCGGACCCTGACGTGTCGGTCTCCCTCGCCGCTGTCGAGATGCTGAAGACGGTTCGCATCGACTCCCTGAGCCGGCTGCTGAACACCAGACTTGGAACGGCTGTAGCCGCCGGTGATATCCACAGCGCAGGTCTGGTGTTGGACGAGCAAAAGCTTCTGCAGCAGACGCGCTACGGCATCGCCTTTCCCGCGTTCATGCGTGTGCCTCCGCCGCTCTTCTCCGTGGCCCCGGCAAGCAAGCCGATTCGTGTGCTGGCATTCGGCGACTTTGGAACCGGTTCAGCAGCGCAGAAGCAAACTGCGGCGGCAATGGTTGCGTATCACCAGGCCCATCCGTTCGATTTCGGCTTGACCCTCGGCGACAACTTCTACCCACGCGGCATGACGAGCCCCGACGATCCGCGCTGGCAGACACAGTGGGAGCAGCTCTACGGCCCCATGCACCTCCCGTTCTACGCAGTGCTCGGCAATCATGATTGGAGCGGGGCCGACAGCCCGGCGGCGGAGATCCTGTATTCCGCCAAGAGCCAGAACTGGCATATGCCTGCACCGTATTACACGTTCACCGCGGGCTCCGTACAATTCTTCGCCTTCGATACTCCGGCGGTCGATGAAGCGGAGTTGAAGTGGCTCGATGAGGAACTTACCAAGAGCACGGCGCAGTGGAAGGTAGTCTTCGGCCACTATCACATCTATTCGGCGACACGCGGCGACAACAAAGAGCTGATCGCGCGGCTTCTGCCCATCCTCAAGAAGGATCACGTGGATGTATATCTGAACGGCCACGACCACAACCTGCAGGAGCTGAAGCCGGAGGGAACGGTTCACTTCTTCGTCAGCGGCGGCGGCGGCGCCGGTCTCTACGAGATGAATCCCTACGACCGCTCCATCTTCCGGCAAAAGGTTAACGGCTTCACGGTTCTTGAGGCCGATAGCAAGACTCTGGCCATCTCTTTTATAGGCACGGATGGAAGTGAACTGTATCGTCGAACCCTCACCAAATAA
- the katG gene encoding catalase/peroxidase HPI, which translates to MSTEAKCPFNHTAGGGTTNRDWWPSQLNLRILHQHTSLSDPLDKDFNYAEAFKSLDLAAVKKDLLAVMTTSQDWWPADFGHYGPFFIRMAWHSAGTYRTGDGRGGAGSGQQRFAPLNSWPDNVSLDKARRLIWPVKQKYGNKISWADLIVLTGNVALESMGFKTFGFAGGRADVWEPDEDIYWGTETTWLGGDHRYGKGKPADEGVLVADAALHGTEKDRTGAGSNERNLENPLAAVQMGLIYVNPEGPDGNPDPIASAHDIRETFARMAMNDEETVALIAGGHTFGKTHGAGPSSHVGPEPEAAGLEEQGLGWKSSFGTGKGGDAITSGLEVIWTTKPTTWSNEFFEHLFAYEWELTKSPAGAHQWKPKGDAGAGTVPDPHDSTKRRTPSMLTTDLALRFDPAYEKISRRFLENPDQFADAFARAWFKLTHRDMGPRERYLGPEVPAEELIWQDPIPTVDHKLIDAQDIAALKSTILASGLPVSQLVSTAWASASTFRGSDKRGGANGARLRLTPQKDWAVNQPDQLAKTLKTLEGIQSDFNGKQTGGKKISLADLIVLAGVAGVEQAAKNAGHTVTVPFTPGRADASQEQTDVESFAVLEPIADGFRNYLKGKYTVPAEKLLIDKAQLLTLTAPELTVLIGGLRVLNANVGQTKHGVFTKRPETLTNDFFLNLLDMGTEWKAVSAAQDVFEGRDRKTGEVKWTGTRVDLTFGSNAQLRALSEVYGSSDAQEKFVHDFVAAWNKVMNLDRFNLA; encoded by the coding sequence ATGTCAACTGAAGCGAAATGCCCGTTCAATCACACTGCCGGTGGAGGCACAACGAACCGTGATTGGTGGCCGAGCCAGTTAAATCTGAGGATCCTGCACCAGCACACCTCCCTGTCCGATCCCTTGGACAAGGACTTCAACTATGCCGAGGCGTTCAAGAGCCTCGATCTGGCAGCCGTAAAGAAAGACCTCCTCGCGGTGATGACAACCTCGCAGGACTGGTGGCCGGCAGACTTCGGCCACTACGGACCTTTTTTCATTCGCATGGCTTGGCACAGCGCCGGCACCTACCGCACCGGTGACGGTCGCGGCGGCGCAGGATCGGGCCAGCAGCGTTTCGCTCCTCTCAATAGCTGGCCCGACAACGTCAGCCTCGATAAGGCACGCCGCCTGATCTGGCCGGTCAAGCAGAAGTACGGCAACAAGATCTCATGGGCTGATCTGATTGTCCTCACCGGCAACGTCGCCCTGGAGTCGATGGGCTTCAAGACCTTCGGTTTCGCAGGCGGGCGCGCAGACGTATGGGAGCCGGACGAAGATATCTACTGGGGCACCGAGACCACCTGGCTGGGCGGCGATCATCGCTACGGCAAGGGCAAGCCCGCTGACGAGGGCGTGCTCGTGGCCGACGCGGCACTGCATGGCACCGAGAAGGATCGTACCGGCGCTGGCTCCAATGAGCGTAATCTCGAGAACCCGCTCGCTGCGGTGCAGATGGGCCTGATCTACGTGAACCCGGAAGGCCCGGATGGCAACCCGGACCCCATCGCCTCAGCCCACGATATCCGCGAGACCTTCGCGCGCATGGCCATGAACGACGAAGAGACCGTAGCGCTGATCGCTGGCGGCCACACCTTCGGCAAGACTCACGGCGCAGGCCCTTCGTCCCATGTGGGACCTGAGCCCGAAGCCGCAGGGCTTGAGGAGCAGGGCCTGGGCTGGAAGAGCAGCTTCGGCACCGGCAAGGGCGGCGATGCCATCACCAGCGGCCTGGAAGTCATCTGGACGACCAAGCCGACGACATGGAGCAACGAGTTCTTCGAACACCTGTTCGCCTATGAGTGGGAGCTGACCAAGAGCCCGGCTGGCGCACATCAGTGGAAGCCAAAGGGTGACGCAGGCGCCGGCACTGTGCCGGATCCGCATGACTCCACCAAGCGCCGTACGCCGTCCATGCTGACCACCGATCTTGCTCTGCGCTTCGATCCTGCTTATGAGAAGATCTCGCGGCGCTTCCTCGAGAATCCAGACCAGTTCGCCGACGCATTCGCTCGTGCGTGGTTCAAGCTGACGCACCGTGACATGGGTCCGCGTGAACGCTATCTCGGTCCAGAGGTTCCTGCCGAAGAGCTCATCTGGCAAGATCCCATCCCCACAGTCGATCACAAGCTGATCGATGCACAGGACATCGCGGCTCTCAAGAGCACGATCCTGGCTTCTGGTCTACCAGTTTCGCAACTGGTTTCGACCGCCTGGGCGTCGGCATCCACCTTCCGTGGTTCCGACAAGCGCGGCGGTGCGAACGGCGCGCGTCTCCGTCTGACTCCGCAGAAGGACTGGGCAGTGAATCAGCCGGATCAACTGGCGAAGACCCTGAAGACGCTCGAAGGTATCCAGAGCGACTTCAACGGCAAGCAGACCGGCGGCAAGAAGATCTCACTCGCCGACCTGATCGTCCTGGCCGGTGTCGCAGGTGTGGAGCAGGCAGCGAAAAATGCCGGTCACACTGTCACGGTTCCCTTTACACCGGGACGCGCGGATGCCTCTCAGGAGCAGACCGATGTGGAATCCTTCGCCGTGCTCGAACCGATCGCCGATGGCTTCCGCAACTATCTCAAGGGCAAGTACACCGTGCCGGCAGAGAAGCTGCTCATCGACAAGGCCCAACTGCTGACGTTGACCGCTCCTGAACTGACAGTGCTGATTGGTGGCCTGCGTGTTCTGAACGCCAACGTCGGACAGACAAAGCATGGCGTCTTCACCAAGCGGCCGGAGACTCTGACCAACGACTTCTTCCTCAACCTGCTCGATATGGGGACGGAGTGGAAGGCAGTCTCAGCCGCCCAGGATGTGTTTGAAGGGCGCGATCGTAAGACAGGGGAAGTCAAGTGGACCGGCACTCGTGTCGATCTTACCTTCGGTTCCAACGCCCAGCTTCGGGCCCTGTCTGAGGTCTACGGAAGTTCGGACGCGCAGGAGAAGTTCGTCCACGACTTCGTAGCGGCCTGGAACAAGGTGATGAATCTTGATCGTTTCAACCTTGCGTAA
- a CDS encoding multicopper oxidase family protein, which produces MNCIVEPSPNNGCLTRRGFLSGAAATVAGLAAVPAWAAHNMPADVTLRIGPVKADIAPGKTILTTGYNGSVPGPLIRLREGVSVTVDLFNDTEITEYVHWHGFPLSAALDGTMEENSLSVPPHGHLRYRMTPRAAGSRWVHSHVMTMDDLTVGTYSGQFGFVYVEPKENPGRYDQEIFLSTHEWEPFFMDMDDDDNPAAVEEFGETDWGPSMVEVGYRIGSINGKALGHGEPIRVKEGQRVLFHILNASATENIQIALPGHEFLVTALDGNPVPRPRKVPSLDLGAAERVDAIVEMSRPGVWILGSTDDDVRGSGLGVLVEYAGYSNVATNARATVALWDYTQFGLQRPSPSADVTLPMVIARIPPGENGMERWTINGKSYRSSDPPMALHKNMRYRFAFHNTSSDAHPLHLHRSSFELTRIDGKVTSGLLKDVVLIGARQRIEVDWTPEQEGLMFFHCHNQFHMDCGFQMLFDVR; this is translated from the coding sequence GTGAACTGTATCGTCGAACCCTCACCAAATAATGGATGTCTGACACGTCGCGGCTTTCTCTCAGGAGCCGCGGCGACTGTCGCCGGACTGGCTGCAGTGCCCGCATGGGCAGCTCACAACATGCCCGCCGATGTCACCCTGCGCATTGGGCCGGTGAAGGCCGACATCGCTCCGGGAAAGACGATCCTCACCACGGGATACAACGGCAGCGTGCCGGGGCCGCTGATCCGTTTGCGCGAAGGCGTCTCTGTCACGGTGGATCTCTTCAACGACACTGAGATTACGGAGTACGTGCACTGGCATGGCTTTCCTTTGAGCGCGGCCCTCGATGGAACGATGGAGGAGAACAGCCTGTCTGTGCCGCCACATGGACATCTTCGTTATCGCATGACGCCGCGCGCGGCCGGTTCGCGATGGGTGCATTCGCACGTGATGACGATGGACGATCTTACCGTGGGCACCTACAGCGGCCAGTTCGGATTCGTCTACGTCGAGCCGAAGGAGAATCCCGGTCGCTACGATCAGGAGATCTTTCTCTCCACGCATGAGTGGGAGCCCTTCTTCATGGATATGGATGACGATGACAACCCCGCGGCGGTGGAGGAGTTCGGTGAAACGGACTGGGGTCCCAGCATGGTCGAGGTCGGCTACCGTATCGGCTCTATCAACGGCAAGGCGCTTGGTCACGGCGAACCGATTCGCGTGAAAGAAGGGCAGCGCGTTCTGTTCCACATCCTCAACGCCAGTGCGACGGAAAATATTCAGATCGCTCTTCCGGGCCATGAATTTCTAGTCACCGCCCTGGATGGAAATCCGGTGCCGCGGCCTCGTAAAGTTCCTTCGTTGGATCTGGGCGCTGCCGAACGCGTCGACGCCATCGTCGAGATGAGCCGTCCTGGCGTATGGATTCTGGGCTCGACCGATGACGACGTGCGCGGTTCAGGTCTGGGTGTTTTGGTCGAGTACGCGGGCTACAGTAACGTCGCGACGAATGCACGCGCCACCGTCGCTCTGTGGGATTACACGCAGTTTGGTCTGCAGAGGCCGTCACCGTCTGCCGATGTAACGCTGCCGATGGTTATCGCGCGCATCCCTCCCGGTGAGAATGGCATGGAGCGATGGACGATCAACGGCAAGAGCTATCGCTCGTCGGATCCTCCCATGGCTTTGCACAAAAACATGCGTTATCGGTTCGCCTTCCACAACACCAGCTCTGATGCGCATCCGCTTCACCTGCATCGCAGCTCCTTTGAGCTGACGCGCATTGACGGAAAGGTCACCAGCGGCCTGCTGAAGGATGTTGTGCTCATCGGCGCTCGCCAGCGGATCGAAGTTGACTGGACCCCCGAGCAGGAGGGGTTGATGTTCTTTCATTGCCACAACCAGTTCCACATGGACTGCGGCTTCCAGATGTTATTTGACGTGAGATAA
- a CDS encoding LysR family transcriptional regulator, whose product MEIHQLRYVCAIAETGSFSRAAERCQVAQPSLSQQVLKLEEDLGSKLFDRLGRSIRLTEAGRAFLPHARSILTQMETARSSVTDKCADVRGSVSVGVIPTIAPYLMPHYTRDFTRKHPEAKLRIVEETTPILLESLRNLSIDLAILALPLRHKDLELFPLCTEPLFAVLPKEHLLAGSESLALKDLRGEPFVMLRDGHCFRDLSIAACTRARVAPRIAFESGQFSSLFGMVAAGVGISLVPEMAIDRNAGCRYVRLSDTRATRTIVAATLRGRSFNHVQQAFLSGIQKAG is encoded by the coding sequence ATGGAGATTCACCAGCTGCGTTACGTCTGTGCCATCGCGGAAACGGGCAGTTTCAGCCGTGCCGCCGAGCGCTGTCAGGTCGCCCAGCCCTCGCTCTCGCAGCAGGTTCTCAAGCTTGAGGAAGACCTGGGCTCAAAGCTCTTCGACCGCCTGGGCCGCAGTATCCGCCTTACCGAGGCCGGTCGCGCCTTTCTGCCTCATGCCCGCTCGATTCTGACCCAGATGGAGACGGCGCGATCCAGCGTGACCGACAAGTGCGCGGACGTTCGCGGCAGCGTCTCCGTAGGGGTGATTCCGACCATTGCGCCCTACCTGATGCCGCACTACACCAGGGACTTTACGAGAAAGCATCCTGAAGCCAAGCTGCGTATCGTGGAAGAGACAACGCCGATCCTGCTCGAAAGCCTGCGAAACCTGTCGATCGATCTTGCGATTCTTGCGCTTCCTCTGCGCCACAAGGATCTGGAGCTATTTCCTCTTTGCACAGAACCACTCTTCGCGGTGCTGCCGAAAGAACACCTGCTCGCAGGTAGCGAATCGCTGGCTCTCAAGGACCTTCGCGGAGAGCCCTTCGTGATGTTGCGCGACGGCCACTGCTTCCGCGACCTCAGTATCGCCGCCTGTACTCGCGCCCGTGTCGCACCGCGGATCGCATTTGAGAGCGGCCAGTTCAGCAGCCTCTTTGGAATGGTTGCCGCTGGCGTCGGCATCTCGCTCGTTCCTGAAATGGCCATAGACCGGAACGCTGGCTGCCGCTACGTGCGCCTCAGCGACACGCGCGCAACGCGCACCATCGTCGCCGCCACCCTGCGCGGGCGCAGCTTCAACCACGTCCAGCAGGCCTTTTTGTCGGGAATCCAAAAAGCAGGGTAG